The following proteins come from a genomic window of Pseudomonas putida:
- a CDS encoding glutathione S-transferase family protein, which produces MPDFKLHCFAESGNAYKAALMLELTGQAWQPVFVDFFNGQTREQSWRDEVNEQGEVPVLEHAGQKITQSALILEYLAERTGQFGPRDDNEKREIWRWMLFDNHKFTAYYAALRFIFCLKNSGETPVTQFLRERATAAYRVVDAHLAKTPYMVGGRLTIADLSLAGYVFMPEDTGIPLAQFTHIEAWKARIQALPGWKHPYELMPRAASV; this is translated from the coding sequence ATGCCCGACTTCAAACTGCACTGCTTCGCCGAATCCGGCAATGCCTATAAAGCTGCCCTCATGCTCGAACTCACCGGCCAGGCCTGGCAGCCGGTGTTCGTCGATTTCTTCAACGGCCAGACTCGCGAGCAAAGCTGGCGTGATGAGGTCAACGAGCAGGGCGAAGTGCCGGTGCTGGAGCATGCGGGCCAGAAAATCACCCAGTCGGCGCTAATCCTCGAATACCTCGCCGAACGCACCGGCCAGTTCGGCCCGCGCGATGACAACGAAAAGCGCGAAATCTGGCGCTGGATGCTGTTCGACAACCACAAGTTCACTGCCTATTACGCGGCGCTGCGGTTCATCTTCTGCCTGAAGAACTCCGGCGAAACACCAGTAACCCAGTTTCTTCGCGAGCGCGCCACGGCTGCTTACCGGGTGGTCGATGCGCACCTGGCGAAAACGCCCTATATGGTCGGTGGGCGCCTGACCATCGCTGACCTGTCGCTGGCGGGCTATGTGTTCATGCCGGAAGATACCGGCATCCCGTTGGCACAATTCACCCATATTGAAGCGTGGAAAGCGCGTATCCAGGCGCTGCCGGGCTGGAAGCATCCCTATGAACTGATGCCACGCGCAGCGTCGGTCTGA
- a CDS encoding DUF2388 domain-containing protein produces MRHLFLAPALLLLLPAGAAMARVDAGDVATSAGVSASLYSTFKDDKRIIPARDELSAFVASGGAIRGAYVESALEQARKDNPGLQASDEELARAILSQDDPMAHH; encoded by the coding sequence ATGCGCCACCTATTCCTCGCACCTGCATTGCTGCTCCTGCTGCCTGCCGGTGCTGCCATGGCCCGCGTCGATGCGGGCGACGTCGCTACCTCGGCCGGTGTATCCGCCTCGCTGTATTCGACTTTCAAGGATGACAAACGGATCATCCCCGCCCGTGACGAGTTGTCTGCATTCGTCGCCAGCGGTGGTGCTATTCGAGGCGCCTACGTGGAATCGGCGCTGGAACAGGCACGCAAGGACAATCCTGGCTTGCAGGCCAGCGATGAAGAGCTGGCTCGAGCCATATTGTCCCAAGATGACCCAATGGCTCACCACTGA
- a CDS encoding GNAT family N-acetyltransferase encodes MPYPTLPFSLTTPRTRLVRPDPALAAQLRQALLESYTLHQPFLAWAKPDWTLQEVRESLQLSAGEFLDPAAEKRYFVLHADSDAVIGCIGLRPGNAEYEVGYWASQAFSGKGLMREALTGLLDAIATPVWLTTDIDNQASQRLAERAGFVIAGAKLTELDPSTPRPLYRRSPA; translated from the coding sequence ATGCCCTACCCCACACTCCCTTTCTCCCTGACCACCCCGCGCACCCGCCTGGTCCGCCCCGACCCGGCCCTTGCAGCGCAACTGCGCCAGGCCCTGCTCGAAAGCTACACCCTGCACCAACCCTTCCTGGCCTGGGCCAAACCTGACTGGACGCTGCAGGAAGTACGCGAGAGCCTGCAACTGAGTGCCGGTGAATTTCTCGACCCCGCAGCCGAAAAGCGGTACTTCGTGCTGCACGCGGACAGTGACGCAGTCATCGGCTGCATCGGTCTGCGCCCGGGCAACGCAGAGTACGAGGTAGGTTACTGGGCCAGCCAGGCGTTCAGTGGCAAAGGGCTGATGCGCGAAGCATTGACCGGCCTGCTCGATGCCATCGCAACCCCGGTGTGGCTGACCACCGATATCGACAACCAGGCCAGCCAGCGCCTGGCAGAGCGCGCCGGCTTCGTCATAGCCGGCGCCAAGCTCACCGAACTCGATCCGAGCACGCCGCGCCCGCTGTATCGACGCTCACCAGCATAA